Proteins co-encoded in one Ananas comosus cultivar F153 linkage group 15, ASM154086v1, whole genome shotgun sequence genomic window:
- the LOC109721214 gene encoding tubulin-folding cofactor C, translating into MAEEGPPPSTQTLDPIAQRKHAAMLERISNHHQSRLHASAARRSASAASPSFDSVAAFLDRFSELRRSIESDLARCRGAAPAAAADICSAPAIKPELEKVSASISDLERLLAENSYFLPSYEVRSSLKAISDLKEALEVANSELLPRKKFSFRNKAPKKESATLVKEIDERKVPDEEKSNLAVVRDTPGFRNEKGAVLVKKFRASEEDEGDFTLANLESCKVYLKGRFRALFVHRLKDCNVFAGPVLGSILIEEASNCVFMLASHQIRIHQATVADFYLRVRSRPIIEDCSGVRFAPYRLFYEGIDEELRVSGLGVETENWANVDDFKWLRAVQSPNWCLIPEDERLGSVNISEVTEQDNDN; encoded by the coding sequence ATGGCGGAAGAGGGACCGCCTCCTTCGACCCAAACCCTAGATCCGATCGCGCAGCGGAAGCACGCCGCAATGCTCGAGCGCATCTCCAACCACCACCAATCCCGTCTCCACGCATCCGCCGCGcgccgctccgcctccgccgcgtccCCTTCCTTCGACTCCGTCGCCGCGTTCCTCGATCGCTTCTCCGAGTTGAGGCGATCGATAGAGAGCGACCTCGCCCGGTGCCgcggcgccgcccccgccgccgccgccgatatCTGCTCGGCCCCCGCCATTAAGCCCGAGCTCGAGAAGGTCTCCGCCTCCATCTCCGATCTCGAGCGCCTCCTCGCCGAGAACTCCTACTTCCTCCCGTCCTACGAGGTTCGATCCTCCCTTAAGGCGATCTCCGATCTCAAGGAGGCGTTGGAGGTCGCCAATTCGGAGCTTCTTCCGAGGAAGAAGTTCTCCTTCAGGAACAAAGCCCCAAAGAAGGAATCCGCCACTTTGGTGAAAGAAATCGACGAGAGAAAAGTCCCAGATGAGGAAAAATCAAATCTTGCGGTCGTTCGCGACACGCCGGGGTTCAGGAACGAGAAAGGTGCAGTTTTGGTGAAGAAATTCAGGGCTTCCGAAGAAGACGAAGGGGATTTCACCCTAGCCAATCTCGAATCTTGCAAAGTTTACCTCAAAGGCCGGTTTCGGGCACTCTTTGTGCATCGGCTTAAAGATTGCAACGTTTTTGCTGGGCCTGTTCTTGGATCTATCCTCATAGAGGAGGCAAGCAATTGTGTGTTCATGTTGGCCTCCCATCAGATCAGGATTCACCAAGCCACGGTGGCTGATTTCTATCTCCGTGTTCGAAGCAGGCCGATCATAGAGGACTGCAGTGGGGTGAGATTTGCGCCGTATCGGTTGTTTTATGAAGGGATTGATGAAGAGCTCAGAGTTTCTGGACTCGGAGTGGAAACAGAAAATTGGGCAAATGTGGATGATTTCAAGTGGTTGCGGGCGGTGCAGTCGCCAAATTGGTGTCTTATACCGGAGGACGAACGATTAGGCAGTGTAAACATTTCAGAAGTTACGGAGCAGGACAATGATAATTAG
- the LOC109721215 gene encoding transcription factor MYB32-like: MGRSPCCDENGLKKGPWTPEEDQKLIQYIQKHGHGSWRALPKLAGLNRCGKSCRLRWTNYLRPDIKRGKFSSEEEQTILHLHSILGNKWSAIATHLPGRTDNEIKNFWNTHLKKKLIHMGIDPVTHRPRTDLFATLPQLMALASLKDLMDHQTLDDYTARLRSDVAQLAKLQCFNYLLQSSPAINTSSITNMEPMMSLFSSAVPTITSIPPPCAFPVANADTQFHHLPEISCSLDQPLGTYNNNKHDTSFLTLSNENNSAGLETVSPLISTSTSNIDACSSSSYEKNVGSSFWPEMLVEDPFIAEFA; the protein is encoded by the exons ATGGGGAGATCCCCATGTTGTGATGAGAATGGCCTGAAGAAGGGGCCCTGGACCCCTGAAGAAGACCAGAAACTCATCCAATACATCCAAAAGCATGGACATGGCAGCTGGAGAGCCCTCCCTAAGCTTGCTg GACTCAATAGATGTGGCAAGAGTTGCAGGCTCAGATGGACGAACTACCTAAGGCCGGACATCAAGAGAGGGAAGTTCTCATCCGAGGAAGAGCAGACCATTCTGCATCTTCACTCGATCCTCGGAAACAA ATGGTCGGCAATCGCAACGCATCTTCCAGGTCGCACTGATAACGAGATAAAGAACTTCTGGAACACTCATCTAAAGAAGAAATTGATCCATATGGGCATCGACCCAGTGACGCACCGGCCTCGGACCGACCTTTTCGCTACCCTACCCCAACTCATGGCGCTTGCAAGCCTTAAAGATCTTATGGACCACCAAACTTTGGACGACTACACTGCGCGATTACGATCGGATGTGGCTCAATTGGCAAAGCTCCAGTGCTTCAATTACCTTCTCCAATCTTCACCTGCAATAAATACTAGTTCAATCACCAACATGGAGCCTATGATGAGCTTATTTAGCTCAGCAGTCCCTACAATTACTAGTATTCCACCTCCGTGTGCTTTTCCTGTCGCTAATGCTGATACGCAGTTTCATCATTTACCAGAGATATCATGCAGCCTAGATCAACCGCTCGgaacatataataataataaacatgaTACGAGCTTTCTTACGCTAAGTAATGAGAATAATAGCGCCGGATTGGAAACGGTATCTCCTCTTATCAGCACTTCGACTAGCAATATAGATGCTTGTAGCTCTTCTAGCTATGAGAAGAATGTGGGCTCCTCCTTCTGGCCTGAGATGTTGGTTGAGGACCCTTTTATTGCGGAGTTTGCTTAG